A portion of the Deltaproteobacteria bacterium genome contains these proteins:
- the cas3u gene encoding type I-U CRISPR-associated helicase/endonuclease Cas3: MSIETLQLSAFPRFFEEVHQVRPFPWQLRLAERVFHDGWPRALDVPTGAGKTSAIDVAVFHLACQMDPASPANRRAACRILFVVDRRIVVDDVTRHAEQIAAAVEERRGPLTRLVAERLQALAESERRPLEVVRLRGGAPKEPDWVRTPTQPIVVVSTVDQVGSRLLFRGYGVSPSMRPVHAGLLGSDSLLLLDEAHLSQPFVTTAQAISDHQRASASNALPAAPLQAVTLSATQLEPSPELLTAADREHPILGPRLSATKVTRLDLLSCKSDSSEHIDGIVERTCVLAAGEGTYEPRAMAIILNRVQRARRVFEGLQKMITGADIVLLIGRSRPLARNRALADVLPRIKAKRDRTVGGVSLERPVIVVATQCVEVGADLDFDALVTEIAPLDSLRQRFGRLDRMGKCSAAARTLIIAAADQVGARSKPDPVYGTAIAATWNWLVDHASKRKAGKTKVLEIDFGVEASTAWLPTEPATLSSLVAPRADAPMMHPAFVDGWSRTSPSPTNEADVALFLHGPESTGEVQIIWRDDLERPARASWTEKVAVCPPSTWEAVPVPVWEARRWLQGLEGDPQLDDLEVSPAPEVERSGRRGYQVLRWKGTAQESKLIYATDVRPGDVLVAPAGDGGCDMWGWNPASREVVEDLGYEANREHRRVEVLRLSPRLLERDVLRDTPVDEQAQLKARAAARRLKDCLPGLLDATEAEVMVRLRELPDLPPKWRRLLDSDTARLLRAEETTSDGRAPSLESGLPLAVVLRVERLINDATTEDDEGSRRSFRAIRLSDHSQGVSSLARSFAEKCGLPPSLIDDVALAAFLHDAGKAHPAFKMWLYGGDELAATGPALAKSGRRYLPQRARRLAGLPQGARHEVASLAFAEAHPKLQESNDPALVLWLVGTHHGWGRPFFPGVDWPNGGDVFSADIGDGVVKATARPLSELTARWLALRDDVVHRYGPWGLARLEAILRLADHRRSQLEQEPEAVTGNGGRSVQGKKDSLEQDS, translated from the coding sequence ATGAGCATTGAAACGCTTCAGCTTTCCGCGTTCCCGCGGTTCTTCGAAGAGGTCCACCAGGTTCGGCCGTTTCCGTGGCAGCTCCGGCTCGCCGAGCGCGTATTCCACGACGGCTGGCCTCGTGCGCTGGACGTGCCCACAGGAGCCGGAAAGACATCGGCGATCGACGTCGCTGTCTTCCACCTCGCCTGCCAGATGGACCCTGCCTCACCGGCGAACCGTCGCGCAGCTTGCCGGATCCTCTTCGTGGTCGATCGCCGGATCGTGGTCGACGACGTCACTCGTCACGCCGAGCAGATCGCCGCTGCCGTCGAGGAGCGGCGCGGACCTCTCACGCGTCTCGTTGCCGAGCGCCTCCAAGCGCTGGCCGAGTCGGAACGCCGTCCACTCGAGGTCGTTCGCCTTCGTGGAGGAGCGCCCAAGGAGCCCGACTGGGTCCGCACGCCGACGCAGCCGATCGTGGTCGTCTCGACCGTCGACCAAGTGGGATCCCGTCTCCTCTTCCGGGGCTATGGCGTGAGCCCGTCGATGCGGCCCGTGCACGCGGGTCTCCTCGGAAGCGACTCCCTGCTCCTCCTGGATGAAGCACATCTCTCCCAGCCCTTCGTGACGACGGCCCAGGCGATCAGCGATCACCAGCGGGCGTCGGCATCGAACGCTCTCCCGGCTGCACCCCTCCAGGCTGTCACGCTTTCCGCGACTCAGCTAGAACCGTCGCCTGAGCTTCTGACCGCAGCTGATCGAGAGCACCCGATCCTCGGCCCTCGCCTCTCGGCCACCAAAGTCACCCGCCTCGACCTCCTCTCCTGCAAGTCCGACTCGTCCGAGCACATCGACGGAATCGTCGAGCGCACCTGCGTACTGGCAGCCGGTGAGGGCACGTACGAGCCACGGGCGATGGCCATCATCCTCAATCGGGTGCAGCGCGCTCGCCGTGTCTTCGAGGGCTTGCAGAAGATGATCACCGGGGCGGACATAGTGCTCCTGATCGGCCGCTCCCGGCCCCTTGCACGCAACCGCGCCCTGGCAGATGTACTCCCGCGCATCAAGGCCAAGCGTGATCGCACTGTCGGCGGTGTTTCCCTGGAGAGGCCGGTGATCGTCGTTGCCACCCAGTGCGTCGAGGTTGGAGCGGATCTGGATTTCGACGCCCTGGTGACCGAGATCGCGCCGCTCGATTCCCTCCGCCAGCGGTTCGGACGCCTCGACCGAATGGGAAAATGCTCGGCTGCCGCGCGCACGCTCATCATCGCCGCCGCGGATCAGGTAGGTGCGCGCTCGAAACCGGATCCGGTGTACGGAACGGCAATTGCAGCGACATGGAATTGGCTGGTCGACCACGCCTCCAAGAGGAAAGCCGGAAAGACAAAGGTTCTCGAGATCGATTTCGGAGTGGAGGCGTCCACCGCCTGGCTGCCTACCGAGCCCGCCACGCTCTCGTCGTTGGTTGCTCCTCGCGCGGATGCGCCCATGATGCACCCCGCCTTCGTCGATGGTTGGTCACGAACCTCTCCGTCCCCGACGAACGAGGCGGATGTCGCGCTCTTCCTTCACGGCCCGGAGAGCACGGGAGAGGTGCAGATCATCTGGCGGGACGACCTCGAGCGTCCCGCGCGGGCGTCCTGGACAGAGAAGGTCGCCGTATGCCCTCCATCGACCTGGGAGGCCGTGCCGGTTCCAGTCTGGGAAGCCCGCCGTTGGCTTCAAGGCCTCGAGGGCGACCCCCAACTAGACGACCTCGAGGTGTCACCTGCGCCGGAAGTCGAGCGAAGTGGCAGACGCGGCTATCAGGTCTTGCGCTGGAAGGGGACAGCACAGGAGTCCAAGCTGATCTACGCCACGGACGTGCGGCCGGGAGACGTCCTGGTGGCGCCCGCGGGCGATGGCGGCTGTGACATGTGGGGGTGGAATCCCGCCTCGCGCGAGGTGGTGGAGGATCTCGGATACGAGGCGAACCGCGAGCACCGTCGCGTCGAAGTGCTGCGCCTCTCCCCGCGACTTCTCGAGCGCGATGTTCTACGAGACACGCCGGTCGACGAGCAGGCGCAACTGAAGGCGCGCGCCGCCGCTCGCCGACTGAAGGATTGTCTTCCTGGACTCCTCGACGCAACAGAGGCCGAGGTGATGGTGCGGCTTCGCGAGCTTCCCGATCTTCCACCGAAGTGGCGTCGCTTACTCGACTCGGACACGGCGCGTCTGCTACGCGCAGAGGAGACGACCTCGGACGGCAGGGCGCCGTCCCTCGAATCTGGCCTTCCGCTTGCAGTCGTCCTGCGCGTGGAACGACTCATCAACGACGCGACGACCGAAGACGACGAGGGCTCGCGCAGGAGCTTCCGAGCGATCCGCTTGAGCGACCACTCGCAGGGGGTATCGAGCCTGGCGCGCTCGTTCGCCGAGAAGTGCGGCCTCCCCCCTTCGCTGATCGATGATGTGGCGCTGGCAGCCTTCCTACACGATGCGGGGAAGGCTCACCCCGCGTTCAAGATGTGGCTGTACGGAGGGGACGAGCTGGCCGCCACCGGTCCCGCTCTCGCCAAGAGCGGCCGGCGGTACCTCCCGCAGCGGGCACGCCGGCTCGCAGGGCTGCCGCAGGGCGCCCGTCACGAAGTGGCGTCTCTCGCCTTCGCAGAGGCGCACCCGAAGCTGCAGGAGTCGAACGATCCGGCACTCGTGCTCTGGCTCGTCGGCACGCATCATGGCTGGGGACGGCCGTTCTTCCCGGGCGTCGATTGGCCGAATGGAGGCGACGTCTTCTCAGCAGATATCGGCGACGGCGTGGTGAAGGCGACCGCGCGGCCGCTTTCCGAGCTGACTGCTCGCTGGCTCGCTCTTCGCGACGACGTAGTCCACCGCTATGGACCTTGGGGCCTGGCGCGGCTCGAGGCCATTCTTCGTCTTGCCGACCATCGGCGCTCGCAGTTGGAGCAAGAACCCGAAGCAGTGACGGGGAACGGGGGGAGGAGCGTCCAGGGCAAGAAGGACTCCTTGGAGCAAGACTCATGA
- the cas7u gene encoding type I-U CRISPR-associated RAMP protein Csb1/Cas7u gives MSLTIDRLRDLIRNDAALRRARRLQPTEGPGAKLFPPTYPGTRPGDPPRHIFEHRRIGGGDVLCVLIDSVQSQANRLEEALRDARENCVAFPAISVDFSDTAVGDIGRITTLDAPHRVFDAIIRDSELDGVRFRDTEAGKRILASKAAHARAVYELSPTALVFGAWNSTGEGGGLGAKFPRAVVSEIVGIGVAQEPGASSEGSRPSGRRPGSRIDPLGIRSGVRVYKLEGGDWSLEKPKKGGKEVKPSEVNHSNIAPTIQELGVSVDHVLHTFVISAAALRRLRFANGSTEADEVARTALAALALVAVTAQDRAGYFLRSRCDLVPEPDSPAGFEIVRTDGRTESVEADLESAARLLQQAVNAAKDAGILWNAEDLMLKPQAKLVGLVKQSRELALVGAEEQQED, from the coding sequence ATGTCACTCACGATCGATCGACTTCGGGATCTCATTCGAAACGACGCGGCCCTCCGGCGGGCGCGCCGCCTTCAGCCCACAGAGGGGCCCGGAGCGAAGCTCTTCCCCCCCACTTACCCTGGGACACGCCCCGGCGATCCTCCCCGCCACATCTTCGAACACCGGCGGATCGGCGGCGGCGACGTGCTCTGCGTTCTGATCGACAGCGTCCAGAGCCAGGCGAATCGGCTCGAAGAGGCGCTCCGCGACGCACGCGAGAACTGCGTCGCCTTTCCCGCGATCAGCGTCGACTTCTCGGATACTGCAGTCGGTGACATCGGTCGGATCACGACGCTCGATGCTCCGCATCGTGTGTTCGACGCGATCATCCGTGATTCCGAGCTCGACGGCGTGCGTTTCCGCGACACCGAGGCGGGCAAGCGGATCCTCGCGAGCAAGGCAGCGCACGCGCGCGCTGTCTACGAGCTCTCGCCGACGGCGCTCGTGTTCGGCGCGTGGAACAGCACGGGCGAAGGCGGTGGCCTCGGCGCCAAGTTCCCGCGTGCCGTCGTCTCGGAGATCGTGGGAATCGGTGTGGCGCAGGAGCCCGGCGCGAGTTCCGAGGGGTCGCGGCCCTCCGGTCGCCGACCGGGAAGCCGCATCGACCCGCTCGGGATCCGCTCGGGCGTGCGCGTCTACAAGCTCGAGGGCGGCGATTGGAGCCTCGAGAAGCCCAAGAAGGGCGGAAAGGAGGTGAAGCCCTCGGAAGTCAACCACTCGAACATCGCGCCGACCATCCAGGAACTCGGCGTGAGCGTCGACCATGTCCTGCACACCTTCGTGATCTCGGCCGCAGCACTGCGTCGGCTTCGGTTCGCCAACGGCAGCACGGAGGCCGACGAGGTGGCGCGCACGGCGCTGGCGGCGCTCGCTCTAGTCGCGGTCACGGCGCAGGACCGCGCCGGCTACTTCTTGCGCTCGCGATGCGATCTCGTCCCCGAGCCTGATTCGCCGGCGGGGTTCGAGATCGTGAGGACTGATGGCCGGACGGAAAGCGTCGAGGCCGACCTCGAATCCGCCGCCAGGCTCCTGCAACAGGCGGTGAACGCCGCGAAGGATGCTGGCATCCTGTGGAACGCAGAAGATCTCATGCTGAAACCCCAAGCGAAGCTGGTCGGGCTCGTCAAGCAGAGCCGGGAGCTTGCCCTCGTGGGCGCCGAGGAGCAGCAGGAGGACTGA
- the csb2 gene encoding type I-U CRISPR-associated protein Csb2 produces the protein MLTLEIELLTSVYRAVLPDGSAPEWPPHPDRVFSALVQAWGDGGEREDERQALEWLESLEEPPLIEASGEWFQRDSASVFVPPNDARNGELALLPDRRPRQSRSFAACVPADPVVRIRWRGAPPSSHESALHRLAHRVASLGHSSSLVRLSIAGEAPLAPERTWRPSEGGAHSLRSLYRGRLADLIARYNTGRRPMTRSTIRYAAPEEEADHATPSSVFGGSRDWFVFEDVDGNAPDVLGFAHIARRLRHALMSFASQPPPETLSGHAPDGSASQRPHAAIVPLLDVGWEHSRGGLLGLAVVLPREIPAAERAAILDALARFARVDEGPTALAVLNFALSRWRLRRVALPERASLGPGRWCGTGSTWASATPVVLDRFADHADPAEEARIIAASCRSISLPEPVSIEIHKYSALRGAPEAYPARGAANRPTWVFPTGSRLAQRPRRHVFLEFAEPLTGPVILGAGRYQGFGLCLPVSGR, from the coding sequence ATGCTCACCCTCGAGATCGAGCTTTTGACGAGCGTCTACCGAGCGGTCCTGCCGGACGGGTCGGCGCCCGAGTGGCCACCGCACCCGGACCGCGTCTTCTCGGCCCTCGTCCAGGCATGGGGAGATGGCGGAGAGCGAGAGGATGAGCGCCAGGCCCTGGAATGGCTCGAGTCCCTCGAGGAGCCGCCGCTGATCGAGGCGAGCGGGGAATGGTTCCAGCGCGATTCCGCCTCCGTTTTCGTCCCTCCCAACGATGCTCGCAACGGCGAGTTGGCGCTCCTTCCGGATAGACGCCCCCGCCAGTCCCGCTCGTTCGCGGCCTGCGTGCCTGCGGATCCCGTCGTCCGCATACGGTGGCGCGGTGCGCCGCCAAGCTCGCATGAATCGGCTCTGCACCGCCTCGCACATCGGGTCGCGAGCCTCGGTCATTCTTCGTCGCTCGTCCGGTTGTCGATCGCCGGAGAGGCTCCTTTGGCGCCCGAGCGGACTTGGAGACCGAGCGAAGGAGGTGCCCACTCACTGCGATCTCTCTACCGCGGACGACTCGCAGATCTTATTGCCCGGTACAACACCGGACGCCGTCCGATGACCCGGAGCACGATCCGCTATGCCGCACCAGAGGAGGAAGCCGACCACGCCACGCCCTCCAGCGTCTTCGGTGGATCGCGCGACTGGTTCGTCTTCGAAGACGTGGATGGGAACGCGCCCGACGTGCTCGGCTTCGCGCACATCGCGCGACGGCTCCGGCACGCACTGATGTCGTTTGCATCCCAGCCGCCTCCGGAGACGCTCTCGGGACATGCTCCTGATGGAAGCGCCAGTCAGCGCCCTCACGCAGCCATCGTCCCGCTCCTCGACGTGGGTTGGGAGCATTCGCGTGGAGGGCTCCTGGGACTCGCGGTCGTCCTGCCGCGCGAGATACCAGCCGCCGAAAGGGCGGCGATACTAGACGCGCTCGCCCGCTTCGCCCGTGTCGACGAAGGACCCACGGCACTCGCCGTGCTGAACTTCGCGCTCTCCCGTTGGCGCCTCCGCCGAGTCGCGCTTCCGGAGCGCGCATCGCTCGGCCCGGGACGCTGGTGCGGCACGGGATCGACCTGGGCCAGTGCGACGCCCGTCGTGCTCGACCGCTTCGCAGACCATGCCGACCCCGCAGAGGAGGCTCGCATCATCGCGGCGAGCTGTAGGAGCATCAGCCTTCCGGAGCCCGTTTCTATCGAGATCCACAAGTACTCGGCGCTTCGCGGCGCGCCCGAGGCCTATCCTGCTCGCGGCGCCGCCAACCGCCCGACCTGGGTGTTTCCGACGGGCTCCAGGCTCGCCCAAAGGCCTCGTCGCCACGTCTTCCTGGAGTTCGCCGAGCCGCTCACGGGCCCCGTCATCCTCGGCGCGGGGCGCTATCAAGGCTTCGGGCTCTGTCTTCCGGTCTCCGGACGGTGA
- the cas2 gene encoding CRISPR-associated endonuclease Cas2, with translation MRKLLIVTYDISNPKRLRKVFKAMKGFGQHLQLSVFRCDLTDMERFEMIGLLQGLIHHDEDQILLIDLGASDGRTHRVDSIGRVVPRERREPRIF, from the coding sequence ATGCGCAAGCTCCTGATCGTCACCTACGACATCTCGAACCCGAAACGGCTTCGCAAGGTGTTCAAGGCCATGAAGGGATTCGGCCAGCATCTCCAGCTCTCGGTCTTCCGCTGCGACTTGACCGACATGGAGCGTTTCGAGATGATCGGCCTGCTGCAGGGGCTGATCCACCACGACGAGGATCAGATCCTGTTGATCGACCTCGGCGCGAGCGATGGCCGCACGCATCGCGTCGACTCGATCGGTCGCGTCGTCCCCCGCGAGCGGCGCGAGCCGCGGATCTTCTGA
- a CDS encoding acyl-CoA dehydrogenase family protein codes for MDFEPSDKCKAILREVERFMDENVYPNERVYQEQVEAGGDPHAEPPVMLEIRAKAKGLGLWNLFLPDAEYGAGLTNLDYAPLCEVMGRSPLGARAFNCQAPDTGNAEILAEFGTPEQKRQWLEPLLDGTIRSCFSMTEPETSGADPTGLQTRVRRDGDQYVIDGHKWFTSGAIGARFAIVMAVNDPQAPMHERATMVIVPTDAPGFRIARAVSVMGHAGGGGHCEIYYDDCRVPVANRLGPEGGGFVIAQARLGPGRIHHCMRAIGMAERAFEIMCRHANTRRAFGTTLGEKQFVQEWIATSRMEIDQARLLTLYAAWKMDTYGKKVARQEISMIKVVAPNMLMNVLDRAIQCLGSLGVSDDTPIAALWRHGRTLRLADGPDEVHKMVIARRELHRFA; via the coding sequence ATGGACTTCGAGCCCTCCGACAAGTGCAAGGCGATCCTCCGCGAAGTCGAGCGCTTCATGGACGAGAACGTCTACCCGAACGAGCGCGTCTACCAGGAGCAGGTCGAGGCCGGCGGCGACCCGCACGCCGAGCCGCCGGTGATGCTGGAGATCCGCGCCAAGGCCAAGGGCCTCGGCCTGTGGAACCTGTTCCTGCCCGACGCCGAGTACGGCGCCGGCCTCACGAACCTCGACTACGCGCCGCTCTGCGAGGTGATGGGCCGGAGCCCCCTCGGCGCGCGCGCCTTCAACTGCCAGGCGCCCGACACCGGCAACGCCGAGATCCTCGCCGAGTTCGGTACGCCCGAGCAGAAGCGGCAGTGGCTCGAGCCGCTGCTCGACGGCACGATCCGCTCCTGCTTCTCGATGACCGAGCCCGAGACCTCGGGCGCCGACCCGACCGGCCTCCAGACCCGCGTACGCCGCGACGGCGACCAGTACGTGATCGACGGCCACAAGTGGTTCACCTCGGGCGCGATCGGGGCGCGCTTCGCGATCGTGATGGCGGTCAACGACCCGCAGGCGCCGATGCACGAGCGCGCCACCATGGTGATCGTCCCCACCGACGCGCCCGGCTTCCGGATCGCGCGCGCCGTCTCGGTCATGGGCCACGCCGGCGGCGGCGGCCACTGCGAGATCTACTACGACGACTGTCGCGTCCCGGTGGCGAACCGCCTCGGCCCCGAAGGCGGCGGCTTCGTCATCGCCCAGGCCCGGCTCGGCCCCGGCCGCATCCACCACTGCATGCGCGCCATCGGCATGGCCGAGCGCGCCTTCGAGATCATGTGCCGCCACGCCAACACGCGCCGCGCCTTCGGCACGACGCTCGGCGAGAAGCAGTTCGTCCAGGAGTGGATCGCCACCTCGCGGATGGAGATCGACCAGGCCCGCCTCCTCACCCTGTACGCCGCCTGGAAGATGGACACCTACGGCAAGAAGGTGGCCCGCCAGGAGATCTCCATGATCAAGGTGGTCGCCCCCAACATGCTCATGAACGTCCTCGACCGCGCCATCCAGTGCCTCGGCTCCCTCGGCGTCTCCGACGACACCCCGATCGCCGCCCTGTGGCGCCACGGCCGCACCCTGCGGCTGGCCGACGGGCCGGACGAGGTGCACAAGATGGTGATCGCGCGGAGGGAGCTGCATCGGTTTGCTTGA
- the cas1 gene encoding CRISPR-associated endonuclease Cas1, whose product MPDLDPPLVPARMLNEFVYCPRLAILEWVDGEFAPNADTVEGAVRHASVDRPGYRVRLRQRTPSDDPGADQPARAPIEQIRSVELSDAGLGLIAKIDLVEIDRDRVQPVDTKKGKRPHVERGAYEPERVQVCAQGLLLRSHGYPCDSGILYFAGSNERVEVPFDDELVALTRSKLGELREAAGAGVLPPPLVDSPKCVRCSLAPICLPDETRFLRDAGSPPRQLLPAADHTFPLYVQQPGATVRKDGDLLVVFDKDEKLGEMRIREVSQLVLMGRVSATEAVYRELLRLGKPIVHLSSGGWLAGVTDGLPHANVRLRQEQYRTADDAAKCLRIARWIVVSKLTNQRVLLRRNGGDEIPESTIEGIRHAAQAAQRAETIDTLRGHEGNGGRLYFGHFAALLRQSPFRERFDLEGRNRRPPRDPVNGLLSFAYSMLSREWVTTCRTVGLDPFLGFYHAPRYGRPSLALDLMEAFRPICADSTVVRAINNGEIGPTDFVERMGSVNLTDGGRRKFLRSFEQRLAQEVVHPVFGYRLSYRRVFEVEARLLSRYLLGEIPTYEPMTTR is encoded by the coding sequence ATGCCCGATCTCGACCCGCCCCTCGTCCCCGCCCGCATGCTCAACGAGTTCGTGTACTGCCCGCGCCTTGCCATCCTCGAGTGGGTCGATGGCGAGTTCGCACCGAATGCAGACACGGTGGAGGGCGCGGTTCGCCACGCTTCGGTCGACCGGCCGGGATACAGGGTCCGCCTTCGCCAGCGGACGCCCAGCGACGACCCCGGCGCGGACCAACCGGCCCGCGCCCCGATCGAGCAGATCCGATCCGTCGAGCTGTCGGACGCCGGGCTCGGCCTGATCGCGAAGATCGACCTGGTCGAGATCGATCGCGATCGCGTGCAGCCCGTCGACACGAAGAAGGGAAAGCGCCCGCACGTCGAGCGCGGCGCCTACGAGCCCGAGCGCGTGCAGGTCTGCGCCCAGGGGCTCCTGCTGCGCAGCCACGGCTACCCGTGCGACTCGGGCATCCTCTACTTCGCTGGCTCGAACGAGCGCGTGGAGGTGCCCTTCGACGACGAGCTGGTGGCGCTCACGCGGAGCAAGCTCGGCGAGCTCCGCGAGGCCGCGGGCGCAGGCGTCCTGCCACCGCCGCTCGTCGACAGCCCCAAGTGCGTGCGCTGCTCGCTGGCCCCCATCTGCCTGCCCGACGAGACGCGCTTCCTGCGCGACGCCGGCTCCCCGCCCCGCCAGCTCCTCCCGGCCGCCGATCACACCTTCCCCCTCTACGTCCAGCAGCCCGGCGCGACCGTCCGAAAGGACGGCGACCTCCTCGTGGTCTTCGACAAGGACGAGAAGCTCGGGGAGATGCGGATCCGGGAGGTGTCGCAGCTCGTCCTGATGGGCCGCGTGTCGGCGACCGAGGCCGTCTACCGCGAGCTGCTGCGTCTCGGCAAGCCGATCGTTCACCTCTCGAGCGGAGGTTGGCTCGCCGGCGTCACCGACGGGCTTCCCCACGCCAACGTCCGCCTCCGCCAGGAGCAGTACCGGACCGCGGACGACGCGGCGAAGTGCCTCCGCATTGCGCGCTGGATCGTCGTCTCGAAACTCACGAACCAGCGCGTCCTGCTTCGCCGGAACGGCGGTGACGAGATTCCCGAGTCGACGATCGAAGGCATTCGGCACGCGGCGCAGGCTGCCCAGCGTGCGGAGACCATCGACACCCTGCGCGGGCACGAGGGCAACGGCGGACGCCTCTACTTCGGCCACTTCGCCGCGTTGCTCCGCCAGAGCCCGTTCCGCGAGCGCTTCGACCTCGAGGGGCGCAACCGCCGCCCTCCGCGCGACCCGGTGAATGGGCTGCTCTCGTTCGCGTACTCGATGCTCTCGCGCGAGTGGGTGACCACCTGTCGGACCGTCGGCCTGGATCCGTTCCTCGGCTTCTACCACGCACCCCGCTACGGAAGGCCATCGCTGGCGCTCGACCTGATGGAGGCCTTCCGGCCGATCTGCGCAGATTCCACCGTCGTCCGCGCCATCAACAACGGCGAGATCGGGCCCACCGACTTCGTCGAGCGCATGGGCTCCGTCAACCTGACCGACGGCGGACGGCGCAAGTTCCTGCGCAGCTTCGAGCAGCGCCTCGCGCAGGAGGTGGTCCATCCGGTGTTCGGCTATCGGCTGAGCTACCGGCGCGTGTTCGAGGTCGAGGCGCGGCTGCTCTCCCGCTACCTGCTCGGCGAGATTCCGACCTACGAGCCCATGACGACCCGGTGA